A section of the Pectinophora gossypiella chromosome 11, ilPecGoss1.1, whole genome shotgun sequence genome encodes:
- the LOC126370944 gene encoding DENN domain-containing protein Crag isoform X2, with protein MDERRVADYFVVAGLPEKPELLDDSDSGHLKGYTCKAPITDIGVVFPGQGETVPPGFELLELTPTGLPADLNHGSMRSPECFLCFRRGRDRPPLVDIGVMYDGKERLMADAEMVLVSAGGRLANVNNSTAKTFITYRRAHPTAPCNALVVVDICVIVASKQECPPHAFCMIAKNLNKGLMGSDVFLCYKKSMNRPPLIAYKPEVLFRYPMTDRRNLAYPESVPMFCLPMGATLELWPNNAATPKPVFSTFVLTVADATDKVYGSAVTFYESYPYAQLTEYQMEQLGWRVGVTQNTHSLHVNKCVCLLSRWPFSDTFERWLLYILEMSWSKQPLNIPVERYITHLLEEVPFPEPRILLQLSPTNPAERVIVTRGSSQPLVRSGAGFRHLLLNLGPDNCLLLLALAITEQKILIHSLRPDTLTAVSEAVSSLLFPFKWQCPYIPLCPLGLAEVLHAPLPYLIGVDSRFFDLYEPPPDVTCVDLDTNNITICETQKHISLKLLPKRQARTLRQTLEVLYGNIRPASPIHQSNSSRYNGEPTTSLDRDFQRRKKEEALELKIQEAFLRFMAATLQGYRSYLIPITRAPTVGTTDPHALFQMETFLRSRDRTHQRFYALMMKTQMFTRFIEERSFVCDVDQGLTFFDECIERVSAGGASSEEPLLGIDTANESERTVFVLPPDPPEPQATYTYERFDLDATLIAKCRSRGRSGAVQALPAAALASAESLADASPMARRTKQEIAAAQRLARKASLSPEAWAKCLLGACYSLYFLALPCRIMLNRGKEHATLREAFELLERATKLRVPCDEVCYRVMMQLCGVHSLPVLAVRLLFLMKRAGLQPNALTYGYYNRCVLEADWCQDMPSGSQLLWNKLRIAVMGAALFRKAGAQRANRAAGHALHANNAGNSGTLPRVRSAAAVGDGGDLSNLAGLAACEPALSRTSLDSAGGREHEANSNAFEALMRRGNIVRANPARPHAHAMSNAAGILISGLPSNPDLCEVSRPRSNSLGSEDKSTPITIAEKRQTIHVSPDSPSDLRILTRSESFAGDAQIVQNLQRLSFSSGQSNAKSRCSRTLSFPEEPEKEAAANGAVNEDTKASPLKLSPRTPVLADDPLGALAEPPPEQPPPPTVEDPPLPKHELSVSPKLFHRRSNSFQDDPPEQTEGSETAPGTMSSSLATLGNTLKIFGRYSPARLSLRKENMKIGKAMIENYFSPTSIAGKKSNELLQSGLSSLKSAATSMAKKFDEMKEVISANSTPVKGAIGNATSALSSLIAEEDSTDGSSEINPDEWIGGMGFRRASSDADLACSMERGSLATLLSHLPDNLYPTHTDNPKPENISVFVHMSSCSQCHQCLALLYDEDIMAGWAADDSNLNTRCTACGRHTVPVLSAQVVRTGQTQAESISVPYLNPLVLRKEFESILGREGDACLAEPDFVESHPIVYWNLVWFLERANIENHLPDLLCPDYQAKYHSSDTLHEAERSVCHVICNWDLVRLHAEAGTALYVAWREKRAAHQRSRAIQALLLTEHLQAATHSVALTVLDGLLSNDLTDSLRKLAGWRETTWGNKRYHSYYRDVLFLAMAALGEHNIDLIALQREYTRALEQLQQSGEARPQDLPPSPTAVCCRHYFKRLRLCDE; from the exons GGGTCATGTACGACGGCAAGGAGCGCCTCATGGCTGACGCGGAGATGGTCCTAGTATCAGCTGGTGGGCGTCTCGCCAACGTGAACAACTCGACTGCGAAGACCTTCATAACGTACCGGCGCGCACACCCCACCGCACCCTGCAACGCCCTGGTGGTGGTCGACATCTGTGTCATAGTTGCCAGCAAGCAGGAGTGTCCGCCACACGCCTTCTGTATGATCGCCAAGAACTTGAACAAAG GGCTAATGGGCAGCGATGTGTTTCTCTGCTACAAGAAGTCAATGAACCGTCCTCCGTTAATAGCTTACAAACCAGAAGTATTATTTAG GTATCCAATGACAGACCGTCGCAACCTAGCATACCCTGAATCAGTGCCGATGTTCTGCCTGCCGATGGGCGCGACCCTCGAGCTGTGGCCCAACAACGCGGCCACGCCCAAGCCCGTCTTCTCTACCTTCGTGCTCACCGTCGCTGACGCCACGGACAAG GTCTACGGCTCAGCTGTGACATTCTACGAGTCATACCCGTACGCCCAGCTGACGGAGTATCAGATGGAACAGCTAGGCTGGCGCGTGGGCGTCACACAGAACACGCATTCCTTGCATGTCAACAAATGCGTGTGCCTGCTATCACGTTGGCCCTTCAGCGACACCTTCGAAAGATGGCTGCTTTATATACTG GAAATGTCATGGAGTAAACAACCGTTGAATATACCTGTTGAAAGGTATATCACACATTTATTGGAAGAAGTACCCTTTCCGGAACCCAGGATATTATTGCAG CTATCACCAACAAACCCAGCGGAGCGTGTGATAGTTACGCGAGGCAGTTCACAGCCACTCGTCCGAAGCGGCGCGGGTTTCAGACACCTACTACTAAACTTAGGACCTGACAACTGCCTGCTCTTACTCGCTCTAGCTATCACCGAACAGAAGATCCTCATACACTCGCTCAG GCCCGACACGCTCACAGCAGTTTCGGAAGCAGTATCAAGTCTTCTGTTCCCGTTCAAATGGCAATGCCCGTACATACCTTTATGTCCATTAG GACTGGCGGAGGTATTACACGCTCCTCTGCCGTATCTAATCGGGGTGGACTCTAGGTTTTTTGACTTATACGAGCCCCCGCCTGACGTGACGTGTGTCGATTTGGATACGAATAATATCACA ATATGCGAAACTCAGAAACACATATCGTTAAAACTCTTACCGAAAAGACAAGCCAGGACATTACGACAAACGCTTGAAGTTTTATACGGAAATATTAGACCAG cgTCACCCATCCATCAATCGAATAGCAGTCGGTATAATGGCGAACCAACCACAAGTTTAGACAGAGACTTCCAAAGGCGGAAAAAAGAG GAAGCCCTAGAGCTGAAGATCCAAGAAGCATTCCTTCGGTTCATGGCGGCGACACTGCAAGGGTACCGGAGCTATCTCATACCGATCACACGGGCGCCCACTGTTGGAACTACGGACCCACATGCCCTGTTCCAGATGGAGACTTTCCTTCGGTCTAGAGATAGG ACACACCAACGCTTCTACGCTCTGATGATGAAGACTCAGATGTTCACACGTTTCATAGAGGAACGATCTTTCGTATGCGACGTGGACCAAGGGCTGACATTCTTCGACGAGTGTATAGAGCGAGTGTCTGCCGGTGGCGCGTCCAGTGAGGAGCCACTACTTGGTATAGACACGGCGAATGAGTCCGAACGGACCGTGTTTGTATTGCCACCGGACCCGCCTGAACCAC AGGCGACCTACACGTACGAGAGGTTCGACTTAGACGCGACGCTGATAGCCAAGTGCCGGAGTCGCGGGCGAAGCGGCGCTGTGCAGGCATTGCCGGCCGCTGCGCTCGCTTCGGCTGAATCATTGGCTGATGCTTCGCCTATGGCAAGACGAACGAAGCAGGAGATTGCTGCTGCGCAAAG ATTGGCGCGCAAAGCAAGTTTGTCTCCGGAAGCCTGGGCGAAGTGTCTCCTAGGCGCGTGCTACTCGCTGTACTTTCTAGCGTTGCCGTGCAGAATTATGCTTAATCGCGGGAAAGAACACGCTACATTGAGAGAAGCGTTTGAGCTGTTAGAACGAGCCACCAAGTTGCGAGTGCCTTGTGATGAA GTATGCTACCGCGTGATGATGCAGCTATGCGGCGTGCACTCCCTACCGGTGTTGGCAGTGCGACTCTTGTTCCTGATGAAACGAGCCGGCTTGCAACCCAATGCCCTGACCTATGGTTATTACAACCGATGCGTGCTTGAGGCTGATTGGTGTCAGGATATGCCTAG CGGTTCCCAGCTACTATGGAACAAGCTAAGGATAGCGGTGATGGGCGCAGCACTGTTCCGCAAGGCTGGCGCGCAGCGAGCCAACCGCGCCGCGGGGCACGCACTCCACGCTAACAACGCTGGAA ACAGCGGCACATTACCTCGCGTCCGCTCGGCGGCGGCAGTGGGTGATGGTGGCGACTTGTCCAACCTCGCGGGCCTGGCTGCGTGCGAGCCCGCACTAAGTCGGACTAGCCTTGACTCTG CAGGTGGACGTGAACACGAGGCGAACTCCAACGCATTCGAAGCGCTGATGCGGCGCGGGAACATCGTGCGGGCCAACCCCGCGCGCCCGCACGCACACGCCATGTCTAACGCGGCTGGGATACTCATCTCTG GTCTACCTTCAAATCCGGATTTATGCGAAGTGTCAAGACCGAGAAGTAATTCGCTCGGAAGTGAAGATAAAAGTACTCCCATAACCATTGCTGAGAAAAGACAG ACGATCCACGTGAGCCCCGACAGTCCGTCAGATCTCCGCATCTTGACGCGGTCCGAGAGCTTCGCCGGAGACGCGCAGATTGTCCAGAACTTACAGAGGCTTTCATTTTCTAGCG GACAATCAAACGCCAAGTCGCGGTGTTCGCGAACCCTTAGTTTTCCCGAAGAGCCGGAGAAGGAAGCGGCAGCTAATGGAGCGGTTAACGAAGACACCAAAGCTTCACCACTCAA ACTGTCTCCCCGAACACCAGTCTTAGCGGACGACCCTCTAGGCGCCCTGGCTGAGCCTCCGCCAGAACAACCTCCACCACCCACTGTGGAAGACCCACCCCTACCCAAACACGAACTCAGCGTCAGCCCCAAGCTGTTCCATCGACGCAGCAACTCCTTCCAGGATGATCCTCCAGAGCAGACTGAAGG AAGCGAGACGGCGCCCGGTACCATGTCTTCAAGCCTCGCTACCTTGGGGAACACACTGAAGATCTTTGG ACGCTATTCGCCCGCCCGACTCTCGTTGCGCaaggaaaacatgaaaattGGCAAGGCTATGATCGAGAACTACTTCAG TCCAACAAGCATAGCAGGCAAGAAATCCAACGAACTGCTCCAAAGTGGACTGAGCAGTCTGAAGTCGGCCGCAACTAGTATGGCGAAGAAGTTCGACGAAATGAAGGAGGTTATATCTGCCAACTCGACGCCTGTGAAGGGAGCCATAGGGAATGCGACCAGTGCTCTGAGCAGTTTAATAGCCGAGGAAGATTCTACCGACGGGTCTTCCGAGATCAATCCCGATG AATGGATAGGTGGCATGGGTTTCCGGCGGGCTTCAAGCGACGCAGACTTAGCGTGTTCTATGGAACGGGGGTCTCTCGCCACCCTACTGTCTCATCTGCCCGACAATTTGTATCCTACACATACG GATAACCCAAAGCCAGAGAACATCTCAGTGTTCGTGCACATGTCCTCTTGCTCGCAATGCCACCAGTGCCTGGCTCTGCTATACGATGAAGACATCATGGCGGGCTGGGCAGCGGACGACTCCAACCTAAACACGCGTTGCACCGCCTGCGGCCGACACACCGTGCCCGTGCTCTCTGCGCAG GTGGTGCGTACGGGACAAACACAAGCAGAATCTATTAGCGTGCCTTATTTAAACCCCTTAGTGCTGAGGAAAGAATTCGAATCTATTTTAG GTAGAGAAGGTGACGCGTGCCTAGCGGAGCCAGACTTCGTAGAATCACACCCGATAGTATACTGGAACCTGGTGTGGTTCCTGGAGCGAGCCAACATCGAGAACCACCTGCCTGATCTGCTGTGTCCTGATTATCAAGCCAAGTATCACAGCTCCGACACGCTCCATGAAGCAGAAAGATCTG TATGCCACGTGATCTGCAACTGGGACCTGGTGCGTCTGCACGCGGAGGCGGGCACGGCGCTGTACGTAGCTTGGCGGGAGAAGCGCGCCGCGCACCAGCGCTCGCGGGCCATACAGGCGCTGCTGCTCACCGAGCACCTGCAGGCTGCCACGCACTC agTGGCGCTGACAGTACTCGACGGGTTGCTTAGCAACGACCTGACGGACTCGCTGCGGAAGCTAGCGGGCTGGAGGGAGACTACTTGGGGGAACAAAcgatatcactcttattacag AGACGTCCTCTTCCTCGCGATGGCAGCTCTAGGCGAGCACAACATCGACCTGATAGCCCTCCAGCGCGAGTACACGCGCGCCCTCGAGCAGTTGCAGCAGAGCGGCGAGGCGCGGCCGCAGGACCTGCCGCCGTCGCCCACCGCCGTCTGCTGCCGGCACTACTTCAAGCGGCTGCGGCTCTGTGATGAATGA